The window GGGAGCTTCGTGCCCGCCCGGAGTGCGCAGGTCGCGCCCGTCGACGGCATCTACACCCGAGTCGGCGCGCTCGACGAACTCGCCCAGGGCCGGTCGACGTTCATGGTGGAGATGGCCGAACTCGCCAACATCCTCCACTCCGCGACCGACGAGTCGTTGGTGATCCTCGACGAGGTTGGTCGAGGAACCGCAACGTACGACGGCATCTCGATCGCGTGGGCCGCGACCGAGTATCTCCACAACGAGGTGCGCGCGAAGACGCTGTTCGCGACTCACTACCACGAACTTACAGGCCTCGCCGAACACCTCGACCGGGTGGCGAACGTCCACGTCGCAGCGGACGAACGAGGGGACGAAGTCACGTTCCTCCGAACCGTCGAGGAGGGGCCGACCGACCGCTCCTACGGGATCCACGTCGCGGACCTCGCCGGGGTGCCCGAGCCTGTGGTCGGACGCTCACGAGACGTGCTCTCGAAGCTCCGGGCAGAGAAGGCGATCGAGGCGCGCGGGTCGTCTTCGGACGAGTCGGTCCAGGCCGTGTTCGATCTCGACTCGGGGTCGTTCCGCGGCTCGGCGAGCGCGGACGGCGGCCGGACGGCGGACGAACTCTCCGAAGGGGAAACGACCGAGAACGAAACCGTTGACGGCTCGCTCGACCCCGACGCCGAATCGGTGCTCGACGCGGTACAGGAAACGAACATCGGCGAGACGTCGCCGATCGAACTCATGAGTCGGGTCGAAGAGTGGCAACGGCGACTCGACGACACGGAGGACGACGAATGAGCGACGGAGCGGACGGAGACGAGCAGGTCGACGAAATCCACCGACTCGACGAGGCGACGATCGAGCGTATCGCCGCCGGCGAGGTGGTCGAGCGACCCGCCTCCGCGGTGAAGGAGCTAGTCGAGAACAGCCTCGACGCCGACGCCTCGCGGGTGCGGGTCGTGGTCGAGGCGGGCGGCACCGACGGGATCCGCGTGACGGACGACGGCCGCGGGATGAGCGCCGAGGCGGTCGAGCGCGCGGTTGAGAAACACACCACGAGCAAGATCGCGGACATCGACGATCTGGAAGCCGGTGTGGGGAGTCTCGGCTTCCGGGGGGAGGCGCTCGCGGCCATCGGCGCGGTCTCGCGGCTGACCATCCGGACCAAACCTCGGGGAGCGAACCGTGGTACCGAACTCCGGATGGCCGGCGGCGAGATCGAAAGCGTCAAACCTGCGGGCTGCCCCGAAGGCACCACCGTCGAGGTCGACGATCTCTTCTACAACGTCCCCGCGCGCCGGAAGTACCTCAAGCAGGACGCGACCGAGTTCACCCACGTCAACCGGGTGGCGACGGGCTACGCGCTCTCGAACCCCGAGGTGGCGCTCGCGCTCGAGCACGACGGTCGCGAGGTGTTCTCGACCACCGGCCAGGGCAGTCTGGAGGCGACAGTTCTGGCGGTCTATGGCCGCGATGTCGCGACGGCCATGCTGCCGATCGGCGCGCGCGCGGAGAGTGGGGCCGACGATGCGGACGAAGCTGCGATCGAGGCGGGCGGACCGCTCGACGAACTCTCCGGCATCGTCAGTCATCCCGAGACGACCCGCGCGAGCCCGGAGTACTGCTCGGTGTTCGTCAATGGCCGGTACGTGAGCGCGACCGCAGTTCGGGACGCGATCGTGGCGGCCTACGGCAGCCAGCTCGCGCCCGATCGGTACCCGTTCGCGGTCCTCTTTCTCTCGCTGCCGGCAGACCAGATCGACGTGAACGTCCATCCCAGAAAGCGCGAGGTCCGTTTTGCCGACGAGGCGGGCGTGCGCGATCAAGTCCGGACGGCGGTCGAGAGCGCACTCATGCGTGAGGGGGTAGTCCGCTCCGGCGCGCCACGCGGGCGATCGGCACCGGATCAGACCGAGATCGAACCAGAGAGCGGGGACGCAGGATCGGCAGACGACGGGGGAGCGTCGGCGAGACCGGACCGATCGACTGACGCCGACGAACCGGCGTCCCGTCCGGCAGAACCATCCGACGCGACGGACACGACGAGGGCGGATCCCGACGACTCCGGAACCGAAACGACGGGGACCGGGTCCACCGACGCCGAGCCCGAACAGCCTCCAGCGAGCGGATCGCACACGGCGATCTCGTCGGAGCCGACGGAGGTCGAGAATGGGGCGACGACATCTGACCAGACCACTCGAACAGCCGACGATGCGCCCCACGAACCGAACGGCGAGCCATCCGCCGCCGATGACAACGACCGACAGCGCGCTCCGGCGGACGCAGGGAAGTTCACCGACACGGCCGAACAGACCACGCTCGCCGGCGATCGGGTGCCGGACGATCACGCGTTCGATCGGCTCCCGCGACTCCGGGTGCTCGGCCAGCTCCACGACACCTACATCATCTGCGAATCGTCCGACGGCCTCGTCCTGATCGACCAGCACGCCGCCGACGAGCGAGTCAACTACGAGCGCCTCCGCGAGCGCACTGCGGACGGGACGACGGTACAGCAGCTCGCCGACCCGGTTGAAATCGAGCTCACGGCGGCGGAGACCGAGCTGTTCGAGACGTTCGCCGACGCGCTCGCCGAACTCGGGTTCGAGGCGTCGCGGGCCGACGATCGATCCATCGTGATCCACGCGGTGCCGGCGGTGCTCGACGGCGCGGCCGATCCCGACCGGCTCCGGGACGTGCTTTCGGGGTTCGTCGGCGACGGGGAGCCAGGCGAGTCGATCGAACGCGACGCCGACGCGCTGCTTGCCGATCTCGCGTGTTATCCTTCGATCACGGGCAACACCTCGCTCGCCGAGGGCAGCGTGATCGACCTCCTCCGGACGCTCGACGACTGTGAGAACCCCTACGCCTGTCCGCACGGCCGCCCGGTCGTGATCGAGGTTGGGAGCGACGAACTCGACGACCGCTTCGAGCGCGATTACCCTGGCCACGCCGGTCGACGGGAGTGAGCCTCTCTCGGGCGTGCATCGATCCCGAGAATTAATGTAGGCGGTCTCGATGGCGAAACGATGGCTGATCTTCTCACGTTCGGTGCAGCGATCATCGAACTCACCACACCCGGCCGCGAGCGCCTCGTAACCGCCGATCGGCTGGATGTCGCAGCGACGGGGCCGGCGGCGAACGCCGCAATGACTGCCGCCCGGATCGGTAGCGATGCGACGTGGCTCTCGAAATTGCCCGACACCCACCTCGGCCGGCGCGCTGCCGCCGGGATCGCCTCTCATGGCGTCGAAACCGCGATCCGCTGGACCGACGAGGGACGTCAGGGTCTCGCGTTCGCCGAGCGGGCGGGACCGCCGCGCGGGAACGCTCGTATCGACGATCGGACGGCGAGTGCGGTCGCGTCGGCGACGCCCGACGACCTCCCACTGTCGGCGGTCGGCGATCCGGAACTGGTGTTCGTCGACGCCGCGCTCCCGACGCGCTCGGCGACGCTCGCCGACACCACCGCGACCCTCTTCGCCGAGCTCGCGGCTCGTGGAACGTCCACTGTGCTCGGACTCGGTTCCCGGGAGCCGTCGGCAGCGACGGTCGAAGCGACCAAGGATCTTCTCCCAGCGGTCGACACCCTGATTGCGACGGAGGCGGGCGCTGCGGCGCTCGGCGACCGTGCGAACTCGGCCGAAACCGCTCACACGCTGGCTGCCGAGAACGGCCTCGAAACGGTCGTGATCGTGCGCGACGAGCGTGGCGGCGTGGTCTGGGACGACCGGACCGTCCACGAGCGCGCGCCGCCCGTGACCGAGACGGTCGACGAGCGTGGCGCGTTCGACGCGTTCTGTGGGGGATTTCTCGCTCGCCGAACCGCCGGAGCCGGGGCCGACACGGCGCTCGAAGCTGGGGTTGCGAGCGAGGCGCTCGCGCGGACCGTCCCCGGCCCTGTCCCCGCGATCACCGTCGAGGAGGTCGAGCGCTGTACCGCGTCGATGACCGAACCCGGGATGGACGAGTGACGCGCCGCCGAGCGTGTGCTGCCGCGGCCAGCACGGACAACGGCTAAGCCGGTCGGCGGCGTGGAGGCCCCATGCACGTGGTGATCGTCGGCGCGTACGGCAGCGCGGGAGTCGCGGTCGCACAGGAACTCGTCGAGCGACGCGAGGAGCATCCCGAAGACGTCGAACTCACGCTCGTCGACGACGGCGATCCGGGCGGCGGGCTCTGCATCCTCCGCGGATGTATGCCCTCGAAGGAGGTGCTCTCGGCGGGCGCACACCGGTTCCAGGCCCGTCACGACCACCGACTCTCGGGAGCGCTCCCCGACGTCGACCTCGATTCAGTCGTCGAAACCAAGAACGACCACACGTCGAACTTCGCGGCGCACCGCCGGAGTGCAGTCCACGACCTCGCCGAGCGCGCGAACGTCGAGTTCCTCCACGAGACCGCACGGTTCGTCGACGATCACACGGTCGCCGTCGGCGATCGGACGATCGAGGCCGATTACGTCGTGATCGCCACCGGCTCGACGGTGAACGTGCCCGCTATTCCGGGGATCGACGAGGTGGAGTACATGACCAGCGCGGACGTGCTCGACAGCACGGAATTCCCCGACAGCGGGATCGTGATGGGCTTTGGCTACGTCGGGATCGAGATGGTCCCCTACCTGAGTGAGGCGGCGGGGATGGATCTCACCGTGATCGAACACGACGCGCGCCCGCTCGACGAGGCCGATCCCGAATTCGGCGACGCGCTCCTCGACATCTACCGCGAGGAGTTCGGGATCGAGGTCCTGACACACACCACAGAGCAGTCGATCGAGCCGACGGCCGACGGCGGCGTGCGCCTCCACGTCGAGCGCGACGGACAGGACGAACGGGTGGACGCAGACGAACTGTTCCTCTTCACGGGCCGCCGGCCGACGCTCGACGGGCTCGGTATCGAGAACACGACACACTCGCTCGCCACCACGACGGTCGGCGACCGCAACGAGCCGGTGCCGCGACCCGAACCGGGCTGGGTCGGGCCGACGATGCAGGCCGCCGACGATCCCCGAACCTTCGTGGTCGGCGATGTCAACGCCCGCGAGCCGATCCTCCATGTCGCCAAGGAGCAGGGGTTCACCGCCGGGCGAAACCTCCTCTCCCACGCCGCCGGCGAAGAGCTCGAAGAGTACGAGAACGTCCATCACCACGTGATGTTCTCGGGACTCGGAGTGTACCCGTTCGCGCGGGTGGGCCACTCGCAGGCCACGGCCGAAGAGGCGGGTTTGGATGTCGTGACCGCGACTCGCCAGTCATCTGACGACGGCGTATTCAAGACCAAGGACGTTCCCGAGGGACTCGCACGCCTCGTGGTCGACGCCGACGACGGCACGGTGCTCGGCTATCAGGGTCTCCACTACCACGCCGACGTGATGGCGAAGACGATGCAGGTGATCGTCGAGCGCGGGATGGACGTCCGCGAGATCCCCGACCGGGCGTACCACCCGACCACGCCCGAGATCCTGGATGGATTGTTCCGCGAGACGAGCGATCGGGTGAATTGACGGGACTGTCGGTTCGGTTTCGTACCCGCTTCCGTGTGGTACGTAGCCGAACGGAGCCCTCGTCAGGGATGATTTATCCGGGCGGGCGATACAGTTCCGGGTATGGCGAGCGAACCCGCGAGCGTTCGCGATCGTGTTCGGGAGCTGTTCGCGCTCGAACGCGACGTGCTCGTGCTCTCGGTCGCGATGTTCGCGTTCAGCCTCGGGTTCCAGATGACGAGCCGGTATCTCGGGGAGTACATGGTCGCACTCGGCGCGAGCGCGTTCGTCGTCGGCCTCTACGGCACCTTTTCCAATGTGATCAGCGCGGTTTACCCCTACCCCGGCGGTGCGATCTCCGATCGGATCGGCTCGCGGTACGCGCTCACCGTCTTCGGACTCCTCTCGGTAGTCGGCTTCGTGGTGTGGCTGGTCGCACCCGTGTTCGGCGCGCTCGCCGTTCCCCTAATCTTCGTCGGTCTCGTCTTCGCCCAGGCGTGGAAGTCCTTCGGGCTGGGCGCGACGTTCGCTATCGTCAAACAGAGCGTCCCGCCCGCGCGGCTCGCAGAGGGATTCGCCAGCACCGAGACCTTTCGGCGGACTGCCTTTCTGGTGGGACCGTTGCTCGCGGCTGGCGTGTTTGCCACGTTCGCTACGACCGACGCCGGGTCGATGACCGATCCGCAGGTGGTCGACGCGTTCGTCTACGTCCTCGCGATCGCGGTCGTCTTCGCCATCCTGGGAACGCTCGCCCAGCACGTTCTCTACGACTCCGCCGGCGACGACTTCGGCAAGAAGTTCGAAGGGGTCTCGCAGGTCGCCAACGACCTCCGGAACCTCCCGCCGGAGCTCCGTCCGTTGCTGATCGGCGACACGCTGGTCCGATTCGCCAACGGGATGGTGTACGTTTTCTTCGTGATCGTCGTCACGCGCTTTCTGGACGTCGGCCTCTCGACGACCGTTCCTGTCGTTGGAACCATCGACCTCTCACCCCAGGCGTATTTTGGAATTCTCCTCGGGATCGAG is drawn from Halococcus saccharolyticus DSM 5350 and contains these coding sequences:
- a CDS encoding MFS transporter, producing the protein MASEPASVRDRVRELFALERDVLVLSVAMFAFSLGFQMTSRYLGEYMVALGASAFVVGLYGTFSNVISAVYPYPGGAISDRIGSRYALTVFGLLSVVGFVVWLVAPVFGALAVPLIFVGLVFAQAWKSFGLGATFAIVKQSVPPARLAEGFASTETFRRTAFLVGPLLAAGVFATFATTDAGSMTDPQVVDAFVYVLAIAVVFAILGTLAQHVLYDSAGDDFGKKFEGVSQVANDLRNLPPELRPLLIGDTLVRFANGMVYVFFVIVVTRFLDVGLSTTVPVVGTIDLSPQAYFGILLGIEMAVALLTMIPIAKLTRRVGLKPVVGLGFAVYAIFPTLLIVAPPDAGVLAALFAFSGLRFAGLPAHKALIVGPAERGAGGRVTGSYYLVRNVAVIPSAALGGVLYGGLALPGVGQVLAGSPPLAFGAATVVGLLGTGYFLVFGEEFAAINE
- a CDS encoding dihydrolipoyl dehydrogenase family protein → MHVVIVGAYGSAGVAVAQELVERREEHPEDVELTLVDDGDPGGGLCILRGCMPSKEVLSAGAHRFQARHDHRLSGALPDVDLDSVVETKNDHTSNFAAHRRSAVHDLAERANVEFLHETARFVDDHTVAVGDRTIEADYVVIATGSTVNVPAIPGIDEVEYMTSADVLDSTEFPDSGIVMGFGYVGIEMVPYLSEAAGMDLTVIEHDARPLDEADPEFGDALLDIYREEFGIEVLTHTTEQSIEPTADGGVRLHVERDGQDERVDADELFLFTGRRPTLDGLGIENTTHSLATTTVGDRNEPVPRPEPGWVGPTMQAADDPRTFVVGDVNAREPILHVAKEQGFTAGRNLLSHAAGEELEEYENVHHHVMFSGLGVYPFARVGHSQATAEEAGLDVVTATRQSSDDGVFKTKDVPEGLARLVVDADDGTVLGYQGLHYHADVMAKTMQVIVERGMDVREIPDRAYHPTTPEILDGLFRETSDRVN
- a CDS encoding PfkB family carbohydrate kinase, which codes for MADLLTFGAAIIELTTPGRERLVTADRLDVAATGPAANAAMTAARIGSDATWLSKLPDTHLGRRAAAGIASHGVETAIRWTDEGRQGLAFAERAGPPRGNARIDDRTASAVASATPDDLPLSAVGDPELVFVDAALPTRSATLADTTATLFAELAARGTSTVLGLGSREPSAATVEATKDLLPAVDTLIATEAGAAALGDRANSAETAHTLAAENGLETVVIVRDERGGVVWDDRTVHERAPPVTETVDERGAFDAFCGGFLARRTAGAGADTALEAGVASEALARTVPGPVPAITVEEVERCTASMTEPGMDE
- the mutL gene encoding DNA mismatch repair endonuclease MutL, producing MSDGADGDEQVDEIHRLDEATIERIAAGEVVERPASAVKELVENSLDADASRVRVVVEAGGTDGIRVTDDGRGMSAEAVERAVEKHTTSKIADIDDLEAGVGSLGFRGEALAAIGAVSRLTIRTKPRGANRGTELRMAGGEIESVKPAGCPEGTTVEVDDLFYNVPARRKYLKQDATEFTHVNRVATGYALSNPEVALALEHDGREVFSTTGQGSLEATVLAVYGRDVATAMLPIGARAESGADDADEAAIEAGGPLDELSGIVSHPETTRASPEYCSVFVNGRYVSATAVRDAIVAAYGSQLAPDRYPFAVLFLSLPADQIDVNVHPRKREVRFADEAGVRDQVRTAVESALMREGVVRSGAPRGRSAPDQTEIEPESGDAGSADDGGASARPDRSTDADEPASRPAEPSDATDTTRADPDDSGTETTGTGSTDAEPEQPPASGSHTAISSEPTEVENGATTSDQTTRTADDAPHEPNGEPSAADDNDRQRAPADAGKFTDTAEQTTLAGDRVPDDHAFDRLPRLRVLGQLHDTYIICESSDGLVLIDQHAADERVNYERLRERTADGTTVQQLADPVEIELTAAETELFETFADALAELGFEASRADDRSIVIHAVPAVLDGAADPDRLRDVLSGFVGDGEPGESIERDADALLADLACYPSITGNTSLAEGSVIDLLRTLDDCENPYACPHGRPVVIEVGSDELDDRFERDYPGHAGRRE